In Ensifer canadensis, a genomic segment contains:
- the aceA gene encoding isocitrate lyase, producing the protein MTDFYKLVPSAQQGRFDGIERPYTAETVKRLRGSVEIRYSLAEMGANRLWKLIHEEDFVNALGALSGNQAMQMVRAGLKAIYLSGWQVAADANTASAMYPDQSLYPANAAPELAKRINRTLQRADQIETSEGKGLSVDTWFAPIVADAEAGFGGPLNAFEIMKAFIEAGAAGVHYEDQLASEKKCGHLGGKVLIPTAAHIRNLNAARLAADVMGTPTLVIARTDAEAAKLLTSDIDERDRPFVDYDAGRTVEGFYQVKNGIEPCIARAIAYAPHCDLIWCETSKPDLEQARKFAEGVHKAHPGKLLAYNCSPSFNWKKNLDDATIAKFQRELGAMGYKFQFITLAGFHQLNFGMFELARGYKARQMAAYSELQEAEFAAEVNGYTATKHQREVGTGYFDAVSLAITGGQSSTTAMKESTEHDQFRPAAE; encoded by the coding sequence ATGACTGATTTTTACAAGCTTGTTCCCAGTGCCCAGCAAGGCCGCTTTGATGGCATCGAACGCCCCTACACCGCTGAAACCGTGAAGCGGCTGCGTGGTTCGGTCGAGATCCGTTACTCCCTGGCCGAAATGGGTGCCAACCGCTTGTGGAAGCTCATTCACGAAGAGGACTTCGTCAACGCGCTCGGCGCGCTCTCGGGCAATCAGGCCATGCAGATGGTTCGCGCCGGCCTGAAAGCAATCTACCTCTCCGGCTGGCAGGTCGCGGCCGACGCCAACACCGCATCAGCGATGTATCCGGACCAATCGCTCTATCCGGCAAATGCCGCTCCGGAGCTGGCAAAGCGCATCAACCGCACGCTCCAGCGCGCCGACCAGATCGAGACCTCGGAAGGCAAGGGGCTATCGGTCGACACCTGGTTCGCACCGATCGTTGCCGACGCCGAAGCCGGTTTCGGCGGCCCGCTCAATGCCTTCGAGATCATGAAGGCCTTCATCGAGGCCGGAGCTGCGGGCGTTCACTACGAGGACCAGCTGGCGTCCGAAAAGAAGTGCGGCCATCTCGGCGGCAAGGTCCTGATCCCGACGGCCGCGCATATCCGCAATCTCAACGCGGCACGGCTTGCAGCCGACGTCATGGGTACGCCGACGCTCGTCATCGCCCGCACCGATGCGGAAGCGGCCAAGCTGTTGACGTCGGATATCGACGAACGCGATCGCCCCTTCGTCGATTATGACGCCGGACGCACGGTCGAAGGCTTCTACCAGGTGAAGAACGGCATCGAGCCGTGCATCGCGCGCGCCATCGCCTATGCGCCGCATTGCGACCTGATCTGGTGCGAAACCTCCAAGCCGGACCTGGAGCAGGCCCGCAAGTTTGCCGAGGGCGTGCACAAGGCGCATCCGGGCAAGCTGCTCGCCTACAACTGCTCGCCGTCGTTCAACTGGAAGAAAAACCTCGACGACGCGACGATCGCCAAGTTCCAGCGGGAACTCGGTGCGATGGGCTACAAGTTCCAGTTCATCACGCTTGCCGGCTTCCACCAGCTGAACTTCGGCATGTTCGAGTTGGCGCGCGGCTACAAGGCCCGGCAGATGGCGGCCTATTCGGAGCTTCAGGAGGCGGAGTTCGCCGCCGAGGTCAATGGCTACACCGCGACCAAGCACCAGCGCGAAGTCGGCACCGGCTATTTCGACGCCGTGTCGCTGGCCATCACCGGCGGCCAGTCATCGACGACAGCCATGAAGGAATCGACCGAGCACGACCAGTTCCGCCCGGCCGCAGAGTGA
- a CDS encoding helix-turn-helix domain-containing protein codes for MAENKIFAGPRVRRIRNGLSLTQTAMAEALGISPSYLNLIERNQRPLTVQLLLKLASVYKVDLEELQGETGGGLAQLREVFADPLLAAELPGDQELIEVAEAAPNAAGGVVKLYRAYREQAARLKDLADLLAGQGHMEALSGTRLPMDEVRETLEARPNHFARIEEMAEAFHEALSPGDDLIGALKAWLKKEHGLVVRNLPVHAMPNLRRRFDRHSMRLFISERLSPYDQLREIAMEVASIACHEAIVRELETLRLSTAEARRIGRFELARYAAHALMMPYAAFHAAAVRARYDIDVLRARFQVSFEQVANRLTMLQRPGATGVPFFLMEIDNAGHRLRRSGASGFPQARFGGGCPKLNIHAAFSVPGQILVDRVETTEGLAFLTVSRTLDGPQAGFEERVRRTALLISCEASFADEVVYGTLRSPAVAIGAACRLCERQGCLARAEPPVTRPLGLDEMATGLSVFDFQ; via the coding sequence ATGGCTGAGAACAAGATCTTTGCCGGTCCTCGTGTCCGGCGGATCCGCAACGGGCTCTCGCTGACGCAGACGGCGATGGCCGAAGCGCTTGGCATCTCGCCGTCCTACCTCAACCTGATCGAGCGCAATCAGCGTCCGCTGACCGTCCAGCTGCTTCTGAAACTCGCATCGGTCTACAAGGTCGACCTCGAGGAACTGCAGGGTGAAACTGGCGGTGGACTGGCGCAATTGCGCGAGGTCTTTGCCGATCCGCTGCTGGCGGCGGAACTGCCGGGGGATCAGGAATTGATCGAAGTTGCCGAAGCGGCGCCCAATGCCGCCGGCGGCGTCGTCAAGCTTTACCGCGCCTATCGCGAGCAGGCGGCGCGGCTAAAGGACCTTGCCGACCTCCTGGCGGGGCAGGGGCACATGGAGGCGCTGTCGGGCACCCGCCTACCGATGGACGAGGTGCGCGAGACGCTGGAGGCGAGACCCAATCATTTCGCCCGGATCGAAGAAATGGCGGAGGCCTTTCACGAGGCGCTTTCGCCGGGCGATGATCTGATCGGCGCACTGAAAGCCTGGCTGAAGAAGGAACACGGCCTGGTCGTGCGCAATCTGCCCGTTCATGCCATGCCCAATCTGCGTCGCCGCTTCGATCGCCATTCCATGCGGCTCTTCATCTCCGAGCGCCTATCGCCCTATGACCAGTTGCGCGAGATCGCCATGGAGGTTGCCTCGATTGCCTGTCACGAAGCGATCGTCCGGGAGTTGGAGACGCTGCGCCTGTCGACCGCCGAAGCGCGCCGCATCGGCCGCTTCGAACTCGCCCGCTATGCCGCCCACGCATTGATGATGCCCTATGCGGCATTTCATGCGGCAGCCGTCCGGGCGAGATACGATATCGACGTGCTCAGGGCGCGTTTCCAAGTGTCGTTCGAGCAGGTCGCCAACCGGCTGACCATGCTGCAGCGGCCCGGCGCGACCGGCGTTCCGTTTTTCCTGATGGAGATCGACAATGCCGGGCATCGGCTCCGTCGTTCCGGCGCATCGGGTTTCCCGCAAGCGAGGTTCGGCGGCGGCTGTCCGAAGCTCAATATCCATGCCGCCTTCTCGGTGCCGGGGCAAATCCTGGTGGACCGCGTAGAGACAACAGAGGGACTGGCGTTCCTTACCGTGTCGCGCACGCTCGATGGTCCGCAGGCGGGCTTTGAAGAGCGGGTTCGCCGCACCGCGTTGCTGATCAGTTGTGAGGCCTCTTTTGCCGATGAGGTGGTCTATGGCACGCTACGCTCGCCCGCGGTTGCGATCGGGGCGGCCTGTCGGCTCTGCGAGCGGCAGGGCTGTCTTGCGCGCGCCGAGCCTCCGGTGACGCGCCCGCTTGGGCTCGACGAGATGGCAACAGGCCTCAGCGTCTTCGATTTTCAGTAG
- a CDS encoding SMc00767 family acetate metabolism repressor, with protein sequence MTVQTRVKERAEEQSSAMTPDQQAAIRMVANDLHRLNQAVMKAVDAGVSVELVRSARHHGGEGNWGDLLIPVIVTQGRA encoded by the coding sequence ATGACAGTTCAGACACGCGTCAAGGAAAGGGCCGAGGAACAGTCTTCGGCCATGACCCCGGATCAGCAGGCGGCGATCCGCATGGTCGCCAACGACCTGCACCGCCTTAACCAGGCCGTCATGAAAGCCGTCGACGCCGGCGTATCGGTCGAGCTGGTACGTTCGGCCCGCCATCATGGCGGCGAAGGCAACTGGGGCGACCTGTTGATCCCTGTTATCGTCACTCAGGGACGCGCGTGA
- a CDS encoding glutamine synthetase family protein, whose product MPSKRSAAQQTTKISKTSKIPAALHSLRGVKTWKEATDWLKIRGIEDIECITPDLAGVPRGKMMPTSKFTSNTSLALPSAVYRHTISGEYPDETGQFRYDSRDSDIKLVPDLSTLSVVPWETDPTAQVICDIVGSEGEQISYTPRNVLKRVVDLYRQKGWKPVVAPEIEFYLVATNDDPDYPLHPPKGRSGRSILGGQGYSIAGINEFDELIDDIYHFSEKQGLEIDTLIHEEGPAQLEINLRHGDPIELADQVFLFKRTIREAALKHGIYATFMAKPMQGQPGSAMHIHQSVIEINTGRNLFSNPDGSASKEFFNFIGGMQHYVPRTLVMMAPYVNSFRRLTPDMSAPVNTAWGYDNRTTAFRIPVSEPVARRIENRLPSSDANPYLALAASLACGYLGIIEGRDPTAPTEDTANEGEIDLPRGLLEAVALLESAPSLAEVLSPEFIAIYAGVKRGEFETFMQVISPWEREFLLLNV is encoded by the coding sequence ATGCCCTCCAAGAGAAGTGCTGCCCAACAAACAACGAAAATCAGCAAAACCTCGAAAATACCCGCCGCCCTGCATTCCCTCCGAGGCGTCAAGACCTGGAAGGAAGCAACGGATTGGCTGAAGATCCGCGGGATCGAAGACATCGAATGCATCACGCCCGACCTTGCCGGCGTTCCCCGCGGCAAGATGATGCCCACCTCCAAGTTCACCTCCAACACCTCGCTTGCACTGCCTTCCGCCGTCTACCGCCACACGATCTCAGGCGAATATCCTGACGAGACCGGACAATTCCGCTACGATTCGCGCGACAGCGACATCAAGCTCGTCCCTGATCTTTCGACGCTTTCGGTCGTCCCCTGGGAAACCGACCCAACGGCGCAGGTGATCTGCGACATCGTCGGCTCCGAAGGCGAACAGATCAGCTACACGCCGCGCAACGTCTTGAAGCGCGTGGTCGACCTCTATCGCCAGAAGGGCTGGAAGCCGGTCGTTGCGCCCGAAATCGAGTTCTACCTCGTCGCCACCAATGACGATCCCGACTATCCGCTGCATCCGCCGAAGGGCCGCTCCGGCCGGTCGATCCTTGGCGGCCAGGGCTATTCGATCGCCGGCATCAACGAATTCGACGAGCTGATTGACGACATCTATCACTTCTCCGAGAAGCAGGGTCTGGAGATTGACACGCTGATCCACGAGGAGGGACCAGCGCAGCTCGAAATCAACCTTCGTCACGGCGATCCGATCGAGCTTGCCGACCAGGTGTTCCTGTTCAAGCGCACCATCCGCGAGGCGGCGCTGAAGCACGGCATCTACGCGACCTTCATGGCCAAGCCGATGCAGGGTCAGCCGGGTTCGGCCATGCACATCCACCAGTCGGTGATCGAGATCAACACCGGCCGCAATCTGTTCTCCAATCCGGACGGCTCTGCCTCCAAGGAGTTCTTCAACTTCATCGGCGGCATGCAACACTATGTGCCGCGCACGTTGGTGATGATGGCGCCCTACGTGAACTCCTTCCGCCGGCTGACGCCCGATATGTCGGCGCCGGTGAATACGGCTTGGGGCTACGACAACCGCACGACCGCGTTCCGCATTCCGGTTTCCGAACCGGTTGCCCGGCGGATCGAGAACCGGCTGCCGAGTTCGGATGCCAACCCCTATCTGGCGCTCGCCGCCTCGCTTGCCTGCGGCTATCTCGGCATCATCGAAGGCCGCGATCCGACGGCACCGACGGAAGACACGGCCAACGAAGGCGAAATCGATCTGCCGCGCGGGCTGCTCGAGGCCGTCGCCCTGCTCGAGTCGGCGCCGTCGCTTGCCGAGGTGCTGAGCCCCGAATTCATCGCCATCTATGCCGGCGTGAAACGTGGCGAGTTCGAAACCTTTATGCAGGTTATCAGCCCGTGGGAACGCGAGTTCCTGCTGCTGAACGTCTGA
- a CDS encoding helix-turn-helix transcriptional regulator, producing MFRTGTANTEELIYLIYGAAFGECSWEDFLSRLAGTVPNGKSALHYHDLAAPASHVPYVSGFTADDLDQFNNHFAAVNPWIPRTVLVPVGRGLCGEHIVSREDLVKSEFYNDWLKRQTGCETSVGVTIIRDATRTFILSTCTTSTDAEFNHHAADQYTSLAPHLKRAFEFVRKRDVMTVERQQGQSLLDSIGVGLMYVGENLRVRSMNEHAQRISATGAPIRIATGGRLTLSCPQTSAALEALTLRGCTDTRPHVSIVKGAGGTAYRITLLKLNSDAFTELLSGPTVAVVIEPTTSLLPEVRSRHLEDIYGLTPAEIRIASGLAAGLSLREIALANSVSYETIRTQLKSIYSKTQVNSQAALVSLLMR from the coding sequence ATGTTCCGGACAGGAACGGCGAATACGGAAGAACTGATCTATCTGATCTATGGCGCTGCGTTCGGCGAATGCAGCTGGGAGGATTTTCTGAGCCGGTTGGCGGGCACTGTGCCAAACGGTAAGTCCGCGCTCCACTATCATGACCTCGCGGCACCCGCGTCGCATGTCCCCTATGTCTCCGGATTTACGGCCGACGACCTCGATCAATTCAACAACCATTTCGCCGCAGTGAACCCGTGGATCCCGAGAACCGTTCTGGTACCCGTCGGCCGGGGCCTATGTGGCGAGCATATCGTTTCGCGGGAAGATCTGGTCAAATCCGAATTCTACAACGACTGGCTAAAGCGACAAACCGGATGCGAGACCAGCGTCGGCGTGACGATCATAAGAGATGCGACACGCACATTCATTCTATCGACATGTACGACATCAACCGACGCAGAGTTCAACCATCACGCCGCCGATCAATATACGAGCCTTGCACCGCATCTCAAACGCGCGTTCGAGTTTGTCCGGAAGCGCGATGTGATGACGGTCGAGCGCCAGCAAGGGCAATCTTTGCTCGATTCGATCGGCGTTGGCCTGATGTATGTCGGCGAGAATCTCCGTGTCCGCTCCATGAATGAACACGCGCAACGCATATCGGCGACAGGCGCGCCAATTCGTATCGCTACAGGCGGGCGCTTGACGTTAAGCTGTCCGCAGACAAGCGCAGCGCTGGAAGCGCTGACATTGCGTGGCTGCACGGATACGCGCCCACATGTCTCCATTGTCAAGGGCGCCGGTGGGACGGCATATCGCATCACGCTCTTGAAGTTGAATTCCGATGCCTTCACCGAACTCCTTAGCGGCCCAACCGTTGCTGTCGTCATTGAACCGACCACGTCGCTGCTTCCGGAAGTGCGGAGCAGGCACTTGGAGGACATCTACGGATTGACTCCCGCCGAAATCAGAATCGCCTCCGGCCTCGCTGCAGGACTGTCGTTAAGGGAAATCGCCCTGGCGAACAGCGTCAGCTACGAAACGATCCGCACCCAGCTGAAGAGCATCTATTCCAAGACCCAGGTGAACTCGCAGGCGGCACTCGTCAGCCTCTTGATGCGCTGA
- a CDS encoding methyl-accepting chemotaxis protein → MFIDRILARFKIQTKVLFFILPFVVSICAVGITGLYASGLLQGRMEISNSVLQTLSGFKDVYAGMNNFLHSTTEETRDAVQGKITAQKEILAETAAQVAGQSGQDELTAAIAATADIEARIDGLWKLHVGEQEMRATMTANLDALLVERAKINDESNRLQYAVRKNENAAKTMLREAEKLMRASRFFNEFGTEVSKATTVEDKLKAVKERFPMIGRTERDIFRLLPKDEKSLTETITSASSEIGALLKAPAGPETLAGISKYVDRFRTASFRLEAASVGKMRDATRIFAELDQLIVSTESVLTATRRLSSSITDIQISAATFMGSTTESNRQKLLDKFLAVQQNMAALRGVASEGASFDAIADTLMPIITVMKKDAASLVEITVKRTADFDAAGQSINQIWSDLTGFAEQQKVAAGTERQEANQISVAATVAGVVIALLAGIALTLTLKKPIGQITAAMRRLADGRLDTSIDGDARQDEIGDMARALGVFKENALSKVRIEAESEEQRARAEIERSRNDAEKRELDRQIDLAVSELAAGLGRLAQGDLSRQIDIPFHGRLEQLRTDFNGSLIRLQDTLAQIRANAQAIQQSGSDMHHAADSLSKRTEAQAASLEETAAAVDQITVTVRSSAERANEANVAVTQTKKSADSSATVVTNAIAAMGRIEEASRQIEQIIEVIDDIAFQTNLLALNAGIEAARAGEAGKGFAVVAQEVRELAQRSAEAAREIKGLINKSTNEVNSGSHLVKETGAVLASISAQIVTVSQHVEMIATASRDQAVALNEVNGSVNQMDQMTQQNASMVEEATATSLALSNQADTLMMLVEQFRLEPEAADIHAYRAA, encoded by the coding sequence ATGTTCATCGATAGAATTCTTGCCCGTTTCAAGATCCAGACGAAGGTGCTGTTCTTCATTCTGCCCTTCGTCGTCAGCATCTGTGCCGTCGGCATTACCGGCCTTTATGCGTCCGGCCTGCTTCAGGGCCGGATGGAGATTTCGAACAGCGTCCTGCAGACGCTGAGCGGCTTCAAGGATGTCTATGCGGGGATGAACAACTTCCTGCACTCGACCACCGAGGAAACCCGCGACGCCGTGCAGGGCAAGATCACTGCGCAGAAGGAAATTCTCGCCGAGACCGCCGCACAGGTTGCCGGCCAGAGCGGCCAGGACGAGTTGACGGCCGCTATCGCCGCGACCGCCGACATCGAAGCCCGCATCGACGGGCTCTGGAAGCTGCATGTCGGCGAGCAGGAGATGCGCGCAACGATGACGGCGAACCTCGATGCTCTCTTGGTCGAACGCGCCAAGATCAACGACGAGTCGAACCGGCTGCAATATGCCGTGCGCAAGAACGAGAATGCCGCCAAGACCATGCTGCGCGAAGCCGAAAAGCTGATGCGCGCCAGCCGCTTCTTCAACGAGTTCGGCACCGAAGTCAGCAAGGCGACGACGGTCGAGGATAAGCTCAAGGCCGTCAAGGAACGCTTCCCGATGATCGGCCGCACCGAGCGCGACATCTTCCGGCTGTTGCCGAAAGACGAGAAGTCGCTGACCGAGACGATCACCTCCGCATCGAGCGAGATCGGTGCGCTTTTGAAGGCGCCCGCCGGTCCTGAAACGCTTGCCGGTATCTCGAAGTATGTCGACCGTTTCCGCACCGCGAGCTTCCGTCTCGAAGCGGCTTCTGTCGGCAAGATGCGCGATGCCACCCGGATTTTCGCCGAACTCGATCAGCTTATCGTCAGCACCGAATCCGTTCTGACGGCCACGCGCCGGCTTTCGAGCTCGATCACCGACATCCAGATCTCCGCCGCAACCTTCATGGGGTCGACGACGGAAAGCAACCGCCAGAAGCTGCTCGACAAGTTCCTTGCAGTTCAGCAGAACATGGCAGCGCTGCGCGGTGTTGCAAGCGAAGGTGCCTCCTTCGACGCCATTGCCGACACGCTGATGCCGATCATCACCGTAATGAAAAAGGACGCCGCGTCTCTGGTTGAAATCACCGTGAAGCGGACCGCCGATTTCGACGCCGCCGGCCAGTCGATCAACCAGATCTGGAGCGACCTGACCGGTTTTGCCGAACAGCAGAAGGTTGCCGCCGGCACCGAGCGCCAGGAAGCAAACCAGATCTCCGTGGCCGCGACTGTTGCAGGCGTCGTCATCGCCCTGCTTGCCGGCATCGCCCTGACGCTGACGCTGAAGAAGCCGATCGGTCAGATCACCGCCGCCATGCGTCGCCTGGCAGACGGCCGCCTCGATACCTCCATTGACGGCGACGCCCGTCAGGACGAGATCGGCGACATGGCCCGCGCCTTGGGCGTCTTCAAGGAAAACGCGCTTTCCAAGGTGCGCATCGAGGCAGAAAGCGAAGAACAGCGCGCCCGCGCCGAGATCGAGCGAAGCCGCAACGACGCCGAGAAGCGCGAGCTCGATCGCCAGATCGATCTTGCCGTCAGCGAACTCGCCGCCGGCCTCGGCCGTCTGGCGCAGGGCGACCTGTCGCGCCAGATCGACATTCCGTTCCATGGCCGCCTCGAACAGCTGCGCACGGACTTCAACGGCTCGCTGATCCGCCTGCAGGATACGCTGGCCCAGATCCGCGCCAATGCACAGGCGATCCAGCAGAGCGGCTCGGACATGCATCATGCCGCTGACTCGCTGTCGAAGCGGACGGAGGCCCAGGCAGCCTCGCTCGAAGAGACGGCCGCTGCGGTCGACCAGATCACCGTGACGGTCCGCTCGTCGGCGGAGCGCGCGAACGAGGCTAACGTCGCCGTCACGCAGACGAAGAAGAGCGCCGACAGCTCGGCAACCGTCGTCACCAATGCGATCGCCGCCATGGGCCGCATCGAAGAGGCCTCACGCCAGATCGAGCAGATCATCGAGGTGATCGACGACATTGCGTTCCAGACCAACCTCTTGGCGCTGAATGCCGGCATCGAGGCGGCACGTGCCGGCGAAGCCGGCAAGGGCTTCGCGGTGGTGGCACAGGAGGTTCGCGAACTGGCGCAACGCTCAGCCGAAGCTGCCCGCGAGATCAAGGGCCTCATCAACAAGTCGACCAACGAGGTCAATTCCGGTTCGCACCTGGTCAAGGAGACCGGCGCGGTGCTGGCCTCGATCAGCGCCCAGATCGTTACTGTCAGCCAGCATGTCGAAATGATCGCGACCGCCAGCCGTGACCAGGCGGTGGCGCTCAACGAGGTCAACGGATCGGTCAACCAGATGGACCAGATGACCCAGCAGAACGCCTCGATGGTCGAAGAGGCAACGGCAACGAGCCTGGCGCTCTCCAACCAGGCCGACACGCTGATGATGCTGGTCGAGCAGTTCCGGCTCGAGCCGGAAGCCGCCGATATCCACGCTTACCGCGCCGCCTGA
- a CDS encoding NAD(P)/FAD-dependent oxidoreductase, with the protein MAEKKDVVIIGAGAAGMMCAIEAGKRGRRVLVIDHAKAPGEKIRISGGGRCNFTNIHAGPKNFLSANPHFCKSALARYGARDFLALVEKHGIAWHEKTLGQLFCDHSAKDIIRMLLAEMRDAAAELRLETTVASVERHGAGFRVMTGDGPVDAQSLVVASGGKSIPKMGATGLAYKIAEQFGLALVETRPGLVPLTLDPVQLETIGELAGVAADAEARSGKTAFREAVLITHRGLSGPAILQISSYWREGQDIVLRLMPDIDIASILKGLRRTNGKQAVQTALGDILPRRLAQFFADGAKLTGRQLADLSDKTIDALSASIQAWAIKPAGSEGYRTAEVTLGGVDTNGLDSKTMQAKAVPGLYFVGECVDVTGWLGGYNFQWAWASGFAAGQDV; encoded by the coding sequence GTGGCTGAGAAGAAGGATGTGGTGATCATTGGCGCCGGTGCGGCCGGCATGATGTGCGCCATCGAGGCCGGCAAGCGCGGCCGGCGGGTGCTGGTCATCGACCATGCAAAGGCGCCGGGCGAGAAGATCCGCATCTCCGGCGGCGGCCGCTGCAACTTCACCAACATCCATGCCGGGCCGAAGAACTTCCTCTCGGCCAATCCGCATTTCTGCAAATCGGCGCTCGCGCGCTACGGCGCGCGAGACTTCCTGGCGCTGGTCGAAAAACACGGCATCGCCTGGCACGAGAAGACTTTGGGGCAATTGTTCTGCGATCATTCGGCCAAGGACATCATCAGGATGTTGCTCGCCGAGATGCGCGATGCGGCCGCCGAGCTTCGGCTTGAGACGACGGTCGCGAGTGTCGAGCGCCATGGTGCCGGCTTCCGGGTGATGACCGGCGACGGACCGGTCGATGCCCAGTCGCTGGTGGTGGCCAGCGGCGGCAAGTCGATCCCGAAAATGGGCGCAACGGGGCTTGCCTATAAAATCGCAGAGCAGTTCGGATTGGCCCTGGTCGAAACCCGTCCCGGGCTTGTGCCGCTGACGCTCGATCCGGTGCAGCTTGAGACGATCGGCGAACTAGCCGGCGTCGCCGCCGACGCCGAGGCGCGCTCCGGTAAGACGGCGTTTCGCGAGGCGGTGCTGATCACCCATCGCGGCCTCAGTGGCCCGGCGATCCTGCAGATATCGTCCTACTGGCGCGAGGGGCAGGACATCGTTCTGAGGTTGATGCCCGATATCGACATCGCCTCGATCCTAAAAGGTTTGCGCCGCACCAATGGCAAGCAGGCCGTCCAGACGGCGCTCGGCGATATTCTGCCACGCCGGCTTGCGCAATTCTTTGCCGATGGCGCCAAGCTGACGGGACGGCAGCTCGCCGACCTCTCGGACAAGACCATCGATGCGCTATCGGCATCGATCCAGGCTTGGGCGATCAAGCCCGCCGGTTCCGAAGGCTATCGCACTGCCGAGGTGACGCTCGGCGGCGTCGACACCAATGGTCTCGATTCAAAGACGATGCAGGCGAAGGCTGTTCCCGGTCTCTATTTCGTCGGCGAATGCGTCGACGTGACCGGCTGGCTCGGCGGCTACAATTTCCAATGGGCCTGGGCATCGGGCTTCGCAGCCGGCCAGGACGTCTGA
- a CDS encoding LysR family transcriptional regulator, which translates to MKDMDWDIYRCFMSVARTGGLTGAAQALGSSPATLGRRMLEIEERTGRTLFVRSQTGYQLTGDGQVLFEQLEEMEAAARRVESWRREGEGAVVRITAGTWVSWLLAENFPALCTERDGFSLAITIGETRANLAYRESDIGIRAFEPEESYLAARPVGEVAYAVYRQKNATPAANGRWVAVGDEDAISSYLRWPHENATGRIVATVTRPRSLLDLARAGAGCAVLPCFVGDLDPLLERAGEEIPALMHRQWIVMNNEDRHRTEIRTVVDRMTKLLKSHADIFAGKRPRRS; encoded by the coding sequence ATGAAAGACATGGATTGGGACATTTATCGCTGCTTCATGAGTGTCGCGCGCACCGGCGGACTGACGGGCGCCGCGCAGGCGCTGGGCTCCAGCCCGGCGACCTTGGGCCGGCGCATGCTCGAGATCGAGGAACGCACCGGCCGCACGCTGTTCGTGCGCAGCCAGACCGGCTACCAGCTGACCGGCGACGGGCAGGTTCTGTTCGAGCAGCTCGAGGAGATGGAGGCGGCGGCCCGCCGCGTCGAGAGCTGGCGACGGGAGGGCGAGGGGGCGGTCGTTCGCATCACCGCCGGAACCTGGGTGTCCTGGCTGCTTGCCGAAAATTTCCCGGCGCTCTGCACCGAGCGCGATGGCTTCAGCCTTGCGATCACCATAGGCGAGACCCGCGCCAACCTTGCCTATCGCGAGAGCGATATCGGCATCCGCGCTTTCGAGCCGGAAGAGAGCTATCTGGCAGCCCGCCCGGTGGGAGAAGTTGCCTATGCCGTCTACCGGCAGAAGAATGCAACGCCGGCGGCAAACGGCCGATGGGTCGCCGTCGGCGACGAGGATGCAATCTCATCCTATCTGCGTTGGCCGCATGAGAACGCGACGGGACGTATCGTAGCGACCGTAACGCGCCCTCGTTCGTTGCTCGATCTCGCCCGGGCGGGAGCCGGTTGTGCCGTGCTGCCCTGTTTCGTCGGCGACCTCGACCCTCTGCTGGAGCGGGCGGGCGAGGAGATCCCTGCGCTTATGCATCGGCAATGGATCGTGATGAACAACGAGGACCGCCATCGCACGGAAATCCGCACGGTCGTCGATCGCATGACAAAATTACTGAAAAGCCACGCCGACATCTTCGCCGGCAAACGACCCCGCCGCAGCTGA